From Penicillium psychrofluorescens genome assembly, chromosome: 1, one genomic window encodes:
- a CDS encoding uncharacterized protein (ID:PFLUO_001146-T1.cds;~source:funannotate), which yields MSAPSPNKKNGGIAPPPPPRQIRFVATDGQPQTKRRRVNAACLTCRRRKIRCSGEQPVCKTCSDYKHVCLGYSESTAHLRSQSDSASRAPPIAAALRAQHDPNSQRASRAIESSSPDPTPIFMPPLTLDKSPRTSNKAELKDLSGETLLRTNKESDSQAAEDSPESSRTSMSSSNRTHVPYFRYFGPTAIVPGFKQMVVQVRGSRKSNASLSSESLSPLRSPKVSDTGLAPVAGVTDTGENRDANTIPFYDSDDALPVSNLVSHLCDLFFAHLGCNFPFLQRERFLQDLKDKKVDTMLVDAVCSLAARFSPHPLLGPPQAQPIDRSLPPPDIYRWDRGQPFAHRAMSALVDSLSCPTLSAVQSCLLLAYEQFGSNHDSGLWMYLGISIRMAQDLGLQKFQGLKHNYGLSGVTPSEVMTGQAGKLRDDQYDDFEASQKAATRPPPVDTERARERERVDSFWSIFFLDRVISSGTGRPVTLRDEDIELRFPLQSESQLPNGWPAPFPPLIRIIHLYGRVTDLINGIQDVNHVTSDTLKRLAGMESDLTGIYQRLSPKLHFNAANFQAYVKAKEGTNFILLHFWFHTLIVLLHQPTLLNSFGGSIQHLYPNSRELSMSSAKTIADILSFSELVDGKSFIGNPFTSQPMYIAACAFLMESAYYSSPSSRSGSPPPQALLANQSSGFVMPTMESSSNGTERKSTAKHILLASAAKENYQRCYKALKALNTYWEGTRYILTVLDQKAKGSVDPLLYTAEDMENASEDAPPFPLTSWCRARTPGDAGVADISTDGKWSPKIDPSQGTHKNALIPGRLADSSQAIGWALTGATNSSQPNLSVLYQMPNTQVESPSNKPTFSSQYSQTYPSLPVQSNAGEGSSTSYPQTIASHTQDEVRTPLCTANAKYTQVPSGPMNTPDSTYYLGMNQSYPESGSRTSAAAQSPYNQPLPASGQTPAYNYPLPSAASQQPGSSHMGSRGTELHHPNMGSHAGGMMIESHDVDVNSLQHPDAFPFSNGEILPWLEYLPQDVLSFFEEHQNYQLMSPDNSTSRNAP from the exons ATGAGCGCCCCTTCTcccaacaagaagaacggcgGCATTgctccccctcctcctccgagacAGATCCGCTTTGTCGCAACCGATGGCCAACCGCAAACCAAACGCCGCCGAGTCAACGCCGC TTGTCTAACATGCCGTCGGCGCAAGATTCGATGTTCCGGTGAACAACCAG TGTGCAAAACATGCTCTGACTACAAACACGTCTGCCTCGGATACAGCGAATCCACCGCCCACCTACGATCCCAATCGGATTCCGCATCCCGGGCACCTCCCATAGCCGCCGCCCTTCGTGCACAGCATGATCCGAACAGCCAGCGCGCCTCGCGCGCCATCGAAAGCAGCTCCCCAGATCCCACACCGATATTCATGCCTCCACTGACCCTTGACAAATCGCCCCGGACATCGAATAAAGCGGAACTGAAAGACCTCTCCGGGGAGACATTGCTGCGCACGAACAAGGAGTCGGATTCGCAAGCGGCGGAAGACAGTCCAGAGAGCAGTCGCACTTCGATGAGCTCCAGCAATCGCACTCATGTCCCTTATTTTCGATATTTCGGACCTACCGCCATTGTCCCCGGTTTCAAACAGATGGTCGTCCAAGTTCGGGGTTCCCGCAAGAGCAATGCATCATTGTCCTCCGAGTCCCTTTCACCTTTGCGGAGCCCGAAAGTGTCGGATACAGGGTTAGCACCTGTGGCCGGTGTAACAGACACTGGTGAAAACCGCGATGCCAATACGATTCCATTCTACGACAGTGATGATGCCCTTCCTGTCTCAAATCTGGTCTCCCATCTCTGTGATCTTTTCTTCGCTCACCTTGGTTGTAACTTCCCCTTCCTACAACGGGAGAGGTTCCTCCAAGACCTCAAAGACAAGAAAGTCGATACTATGCTGGTGGATGCAGTCTGTTCCTTGGCTGCCCGGTTTTCGCCTCATCCATTACTCGGTCCTCCGCAAGCTCAACCTATTGATCGATCTCTGCCCCCACCTGATATCTACAGATGGGACCGCGGTCAACCCTTTGCCCACCGAGCGATGAGCGCACTCGTGGATTCTTTGTCATGTCCAACACTATCTGCTGTTCAATCATGCTTGCTGCTGGCGTATGAACAGTTCGGGTCCAACCATGATAGTGGCCTGTGGATGTATCTCGGTATCTCAATCCGGATGGCACAAGATCTTGGTTTGCAAAAGTTCCAAGGGTTGAAGCACAATTATGGTTTGAGCGGTGTGACACCAAGCGAAGTTATGACGGGTCAGGCAGGGAAATTGAGAGATGATCAGTACGATGACTTCGAGGCTTCCCAAAAGGCAGCAACGAGGCCTCCCCCTGTGGATACAGAGCGCGCCAGAGAGCGGGAACGAGTGGACTCATTTTGGagcattttctttctcgatcGAGTCATTTCGTCAGGGACTGGACGACCCGTAACGCTACGAGACGAGGATATTGAGTTACGCTTTCCTTTGCAGTCCGAATCACAGCTTCCAAACGGATGGCCAGCACCTTTTCCGCCCTTAATCCGTATAATCCATCTCTACGGGCGAGTGACAGATCTCATAAACGGCATTCAGGATGTCAATCACGTTACATCGGACACGCTCAAAAGGCTAGCAGGGATGGAAAGTGATTTGACCGGCATCTATCAGCGTCTGTCGCCGAAGCTTCATTTCAATGCAGCCAACTTCCAAGCATACGTCAAGGCGAAAGAGGGGACTAACTTCATTCTTTTGCACTTTTGGTTCCATACCCTCATTGTCCTCCTTCATCAACCGACCCTGTTGAACTCGTTTGGTGGGTCTATCCAGCACTTGTATCCAAATAGTCGCGAGCTGTCGATGTCTTCCGCCAAAACCATTGCCGACATCCTGTCCTTCTCGGAACTAGTGGATGGAAAAAGTTTCATTGGCAATCCTTTTACCAGCCAGCCCATGTACATTGCAGCGTGCGCTTTCCTCATGGAAAGTGCCTATTACTCGTCGCCTTCCTCAAGATCGggctcgccgccgccccaAGCGTTGTTGGCAAATCAATCCAGCGGCTTTGTCATGCCAACCATGGAGTCGTCGTCAAATGGGACGGAACGCAAATCCACAGCCAAACACATTTTGCTGGCCTctgccgccaaggagaaTTACCAACGATGCTACAAGGCGCTCAAGGCTTTGAATACTTATTGGGAGGGAACCAGGTACATCTTGACTGTGCTCGACCAAAAGGCCAAAGGGAGTGTTGATCCCCTCCTTTACACGGcggaggatatggagaatGCCTCGGAGGACGctcctcccttccccctGACTAGCTGGTGCCGGGCCAGGACCCCGGGGGATGCCGGAGTGGCTGACATTTCGACTGATGGGAAATGGTCACCGAAGATTGATCCCAGTCAGGGTACGCACAAGAATGCCCTGATTCCTGGACGTCTCGCTGACTCTTCACAAGCAATTGGATGGGCCCTTACGGGAGCCACGAATTCTTCCCAACCCAATCTGAGCGTGCTGTATCAGATGCCTAACACTCAGGTCGAATCTCCATCCAACAAGCCAACATTCTCATCGCAGTACAGCCAAACCTATCCATCATTGCCAGTGCAGTCAAATGCTGGGGAGGGATCGAGCACTTCCTATCCACAGACTATTGCCTCTCACACCCAAGACGAAGTCAGGACACCTCTTTGCACCGCAAACGCAAAGTATACCCAAGTTCCGTCCGGACCGATGAACACCCCCGACTCGACATACTATCTGGGCATGAATCAATCCTACCCGGAATCGGGTTCCCGCACGTCTGCTGCAGCACAGTCACCTTACAATCAGCCTCTACCAGCCTCTGGCCAAACACCAGCCTATAATTACCCACTGCCTTCAGCCGCCAGCCAACAACCCGGCAGCAGCCACATGGGATCAAGAGGGACCGAACTCCACCATCCGAACATGGGCTCGCACGCAGGAGGCATGATGATCGAAAGCCACGACGTGGACGTCAACTCCCTCCAACACCCCGAcgccttccctttctccaACGGTGAAATCCTGCCATGGCTCGAGTACCTGCCGCAGGACGTGCTCAGCTTTTTCGAGGAGCACCAGAATTACCAACTGATGAGTCCCGACAATTCGACATCCCGGAACGCTCCATGA
- a CDS encoding uncharacterized protein (ID:PFLUO_001144-T1.cds;~source:funannotate): protein MATPPNTDRIQLVTPHVGRNVLPNCPLFTKLLRFARRNHLAIRDNILQVEKSYGDLLADVLAYRTYLESSLNKDVLQRIERNEEVYVGILAAGGYEFTVGILAVIALGAAVVPMTIQNPVAEGAYFVQKARQVAIVHSSSASKLANSIKAYVNNRGSNVQCFDIGSHLLKESNLTPYDISISSTKSLDGNAPGVVIFTSGTTGKPKGSVMRRLYTDENATAVGDGYDIVPTDVGLHVLPVHHTTGLGTSFFAFLNFGACIEFKTDSFDPEWIWNRFKAGGITVFSAVPTIYMRLQWYFEKHIATLPPAQRAEYVAAARKLRAVLCGSSALSASVQTFWTNLRQQPILARYGASELPGCIKVSAEPDTNLPVGSIGTVIPGLEVKLTEGDQGELLVKSPWMFCKYLYDDKATLEAHDEQGYFKTGDIARREGPYYFILGRASVDIIKSGGYKISALDIEREILELPYVSEATVVGVADEEFGQRVAAALLLKGEQRSKAGFTIDNLREDLRQKLPGYKLPTVLRVVDAELPKGPTGKIQKKILGPKLFPVPGWRESKEIQVWEKKVVAMANL from the exons ATGGCTACTCCACCGAACACAGACCGCATCCAGTTGGTTACTCCGCATGTTGGTCGCAATGTGCTACCAAATTGCCCGTTGTTCACCAAGTTGCTTCGATTTGCTCGGCGCAATCATCTCGCGATAAGGGACAACATCCTCCAAGTCGAGAAGTCGTACGGTGATCTCTTGGCAGATGTCTTGGCCTACCGGACTTACCTAGAGTCGTCGTTGAACAAAGATGTCTTGCAGCGAATTGAGCGCAATGAAGAGGTCTATGTGGGTATCTTAGCCGCAGGTGGCTATGAGTTCACCGTTGGTATTCTCGCTGTCATCGCACTCGGCGCAGCAGTCGTGCCGATGA CAATTCAAAATCCCGTTGCAGAGGGTGCGTACTTCGTACAGAAAGCCCGGCAAGTGGCCATTGTGCactcgagctcggcgagcaAGCTTGCCAACTCAATCAAGGCATATGTCAATAATCGCGGCAGTAATGTCCAATGCTTCGATATCGGGTCTCACCTGCTTAAAGAGTCCAACCTAACGCCCTACGACATCAGCATCTCTTCTACCAAAAGTCTAGATGGAAATGCTCCCGGGGTCGTCATCTTCACATCCGGTACAACGGGGAAGCCCAAGGGCTCCGTAATGCGTCGCCTATACACCGACGAAAACGCCACCGCCGTCGGAGACGGCTACGACATCGTCCCGACAGATGTGGGCCTGCATGTTCTCCCAGTACATCATACAACGGGCCTGGGCACATCTTTCTTCGCCTTCCTAAACTTCGGCGCATGCATCGAGTTCAAAACAGACAGTTTTGATCCAGAATGGATCTGGAACCGCTTCAAGGCAGGCGGAATCACTGTTTTCTCAGCTGTACCGACAATATACATGCGATTGCAATGGTATTTCGAAAAACACATCGCCACTCTTCCCCCAGCACAAAGGGCAGAGTATGTTGCCGCGGCGAGGAAGCTGCGTGCAGTGCTCTGTGGCTCGAGTGCTCTGTCGGCATCCGTTCAGACTTTCTGGACGAATCTCCGGCAACAACCTATTTTGGCTCGATATGGGGCATCAGAGCTCCCTGGTTGTATTAAGGTCAGCGCGGAGCCTGATACCAATCTCCCTGTTGGCTCCATTGGCACCGTTATTCCTGGCTTGGAAGTGAAGCTCACTGAAGGTGACCAAGGCGAGCTTCTGGTCAAGTCGCCTTGGATGTTCTGCAA GTATCTGTACGATGACAAAGCTACGCTCGAAGCTCATGATGAACAAGGCTACTTCAAGACAGGTGACATCGCCCGTCGCGAGGGGCCTTACTACTTCATTCTTGGCCGTGCAAgcgtcgacatcatcaagTCAGGTGGATATAAGATCTCCGCTCTTGATATCGAACGCGAAATCCTCGAGCTGCCTTACGTATCTGAGGCTACGGTCGTGGGCGTTGCAGATGAAGAATTCGGCCAACGAGTTGCAGCTGCCCTGCTCTTAAAGGGAGAGCAGCGCTCAAAGGCTGGGTTTACCATTGATAATCTCAGGGAGGACCTAAGGCAGAAGCTGCCAGGTTACAAGCTGCCAACGGTGCTGAGGGTTGTGGATGCCGAACTGCCGAAAGGGCCGACGGGAAAAATCCAGAAAAAGATCCTGGGACCGAAGCTTTTCCCAGTACCTGGATGGAGGGAAAGCAAAGAGATTCAggtgtgggagaagaaggttgTTGCAATGGCGAACCTGTGA
- a CDS encoding uncharacterized protein (ID:PFLUO_001145-T1.cds;~source:funannotate) — MEEQTFPSSRLVTPNSRSTSQRIPTGSENADETRNPESTTYIGRSHYIDQDTLIDEDSSRAYPSYQSNELIGLRDSVLHMFKAFDLPPRSIRQALIDNFLQFCHPWTPILTHGELDFDFSERKNHPSLLLIQSLFLAASRASPSPGVLAFATPEQFYQRAKTLFFVNHEENPLAVIKATIMLQWYTPDGPEHVSYDAGEFWLKTGVGIAYQVGLHKDPGEGRNASVRRRLWWSLVVRDMLMSVAHGRPRAISFEDVNVAPLCAADFKDCLADDAESFIHYADICCILGDITESCSRNSLTKSKKEHYQNQIFRWPRVLPTHLRISHPSANNADEYSLCGYNLNTRQLHIPYFISLAILGRPSTRNTISAQAILAASFVAGIFQELLVRDDIGHLAPIFTRYCVASSFFLVSLRPIPQLWEACQPDLEVLRLCLKELSKRWKSAIGGSKVLESILNAQRHNATPVVKRLLPLTREQQFFFDGFPLDLCHMWTPCTTFYEGATANMGQFSQYAQDHGLLDSPQGHSIEPIVSTGPFTSADEQGMGVLPLADFLVDGLDSWLSDEAWAV; from the exons ATGGAAGAGCAGACATTTCCGAGCTCTCGTCTTGTAACGCCGAATTCCCGCAGTACGAGCCAAAGAATACCTACCGGGTCAGAAAATGCAGACGAAACCCGAAACCCAGAGTCAACTACTTATATAGGTCGATCACACTATATCGACCAAGACACTCTAATTGACGAGGACTCATCTCGCGCCTACCCATCGTACCAATCAAACGAGCTTATCGGACTCCGAGACTCCGTTCTGCACATGTTCAAAGCATTCGACCTCCCCCCACGATCCATCCGCCAAGCCCTCATCGACAACTTCCTCCAATTCTGCCATCCATGGACGCCGATTCTCACGCATGGCGAGCTGGATTTTGATTTCtcggaaagaaaaaatcaTCCCTCGCTCCTGCTCATCCAGTCTTTATTTCTGGCTGCGAGCAGAGCGTCGCCTTCACCTGGTGTTCTGGCTTTCGCAACACCGGAACAATTCTACCAAAGGGCAAAAACACTCTTTTTCGTTAATCATGAGGAGAATCCCCTGGCGGTTATCAAAGCTACTATCATGCTGCAGTGGTATACTCCCGACGGACCGGAGCATGTCTCCTATGATGCGGGAGAGTTTTGGCTTAAGACTGGTGTTGGGATTGCGTATCAGGTCGGTTTGCATAAGGATCCTGGGGAGGGGCGGAATGCGTCTGTGAGAAGGCGGCTTTGGTGGAGCTTGGTG GTCAGAGATATGCTCATGTCAGTTGCGCATGGTCGACCGAGAGCCATCAGCTTCGAAGATGTGAACGTGGCTCCCCTGTGCGCGGCCGATTTTAAGGACTGTTTAGCCGATGATGCCGAGTCATTCATACACTATGCGGATATTTGCTGCATCCTGGGAGATATTACAGAATCGTGTTCGCGGAATTCATTAACCAAATCGAAGAAGGAACACTATCAGAACCAAATATTCCGCTGGCCAAGGGTCTTACCCACACATCTTCGAATCTCTCATCCAAGCGCAAATAATGCAGACGAGTACTCCCTTTGCGGATATAACCTCAACACGCGCCAATTACACATCCCATACTTCATCAGCCTAGCCATCCTTGGCCGTCCAAGCACAAGAAATACGATATCCGCACAGGCTATTCTGGCAGCGTCTTTCGTGGCCGGTATTTTCCAGGAACTTCTCGTCCGCGACGATATCGGACACCTCGCTCCAATTTTTACACGCTATTGCGTCGCGTCAAGCTTCTTTCTCGTGTCGCTACGACCAATACCTCAACTATGGGAAGCGTGTCAGCCCGATCTGGAGGTCCTGCGCTTATGCCTGAAGGAACTCAGCAAGCGCTGGAAATCAGCAATCGGTGGGTCGAAAGTATTGGAATCGATACTCAATGCGCAACGACATAATGCGACGCCAGTGGTAAAACGGTTGTTGCCGCTCACTCGGGAGCAGCAGTTCTTCTTTGATGGGTTTCCGCTCGATCTTTGTCACATGTGGACGCCTTGTACGACATTCTATGAGGGAGCGACAGCGAATATGGGTCAATTTTCACAGTATGCACAAGATCATGGTCTTTTGGATTCGCCTCAAGGTCACAGCATAGAGCCTATTGTCTCCACAGGGCCGTTTACGTCTGCTGACGAGCAAGGAATGGGGGTTCTGCCGTTGGCAGATTTCTTAGTTGATGGGTTGGATAGTTGGCTTAGCGACGAGGCATGGGCTGTCTAG
- a CDS encoding uncharacterized protein (ID:PFLUO_001143-T1.cds;~source:funannotate) — MTQESVPATDPAVYASYEAQWASVPDTADAWLARAREVAAVLAQDAAQRDQENKSPRAEVALLKLSGLLKLLGPKKYGGGAQSWEVGYKAIREVAKADGSIGMLLGYHLLWSTTANVVGTAEQAERTQELIISNNYFVGGAVNPRDNDLRITSDGDEIIFNGSKHFNTGGVVSDLTVLEGVLEGTNDHIFALVPTVQLGIRFAHNWHNIGLRLTESGGITIKDVRAPWTDALGWDAASKKPRADVLQIPFASLLLPTIQLVFSNFYLGIAIGALEFAAKYTTASTRAWPFGGDNKNSATDEFYILERYGNFYAHLRAAEALTDRAGEQLSNMYSLHSTNREGVTAQDRGEVAEWVASVKVVTTDVGLSVTSGVFEVTGARATALKVGLDRFWRDLRTHTLHDPVAYKNRELGRYALLHEVPEPTWYT, encoded by the exons ATGACGCAGGAAAGTGTGCCAGCAACAGATCCGGCAGTTTACGCCTCGTACGAAGCTCAATGGGCTAGCGTGCCAGACACAGCAGACGCATGGCTGGCACGAGCACGCGAAGTTGCTGCCGTACTAGCGCAAGACGCAGCGCAACGTGACCAGGAGAATAAATCGCCGCGCGCGGAGGTGGCCCTACTAAAGCTTTCCGGCCTGCTAAAGCTTCTTGGCCCGAAGAAGTACGGCGGCGGTGCGCAATCCTGGGAAGTCGGATATAAAGCGATTCGTGAGGTGGCCAAAGCAGATGG TTCCATTGGCATGCTCCTTGGCTATCACCTTCTCTGGTCTACGACAGCCAACGTCGTCGGCACCGCCGAGCAAGCAGAGCGCACCCAAGAACTGATCATCTCCAACAATTATTTCGTCGGCGGGGCTGTGAACCCACGCGATAATGATTTGCGCATTACctctgatggagatgagatTATTTTCAATGGATCCAAGCACTTCAATACCGGCGGCGTAGTATCCGATCTGACCGTCTTGGAAGGCGTGCTAGAAGGAACGAACGACCATATCTTTGCCTTGGTGCCGACCGTTCAGCTGGGCATCCGATTTGCACATAACTGGCACAATATCGGTCTGCGCTTGACTGAATCAGGCGGCATCACGATCAAGGATGTCCGGGCACCGTGGACGGATGCGCTTGGCTGGGATGCAGCAAGCAAGAAGCCGCGCGCCGATGTTTTGCAGATTCCATTTGCCAGTTTACTCTTGCCTAC TATCCAACTCGTCTTCAGCAACTTCTACCTAGGCATAGCCATCGGGGCTCTAGAATTCGCAGCCAAGTATACAACTGCCTCAACGCGCGCCTGGCCTTTTGGAGGCGACAACAAAAACTCCGCAACGGATGAATTCTACATCCTCGAGCGATACGGCAACTTCTATGCGCATCTGCGTGCTGCCGAAGCCCTCACCGATCGAGCGGGCGAGCAACTGTCCAACATGTATAGCCTGCACTCAACGAACAGGGAGGGCGTGACAGCGCAGGATCGGGGAGAGGTGGCTGAATGGGTTGCCAGCGTCAAGGTTGTTACTACCGATGTTGGACTTAGTGTTACCTCCGGTGTATTCGAAGTGACTGGGGCGCGTGCGACGGCGCTGAAAGTGGGCTTGGATCGGTTCTGGAGAGATCTGAGAACACATACGCTGCATGATCCGGTGGCTTATAAGAATCGGGAACTTGGACGGTATGCACTTTTGCATGAGGTGCCGGAACCTACCTGGTACACCTAA